A section of the Methanoculleus taiwanensis genome encodes:
- a CDS encoding DNA-directed RNA polymerase subunit P, with protein sequence MAAYKCARCKQKVDIDINIRCPYCGHRILFKEHGAGIKDLKAR encoded by the coding sequence TTGGCAGCCTACAAATGCGCACGGTGCAAGCAGAAAGTGGATATCGATATAAATATCCGTTGTCCCTACTGTGGGCATCGTATCCTCTTTAAAGAGCATGGAGCCGGAATTAAAGATTTAAAGGCCAGATGA
- a CDS encoding 2-isopropylmalate synthase, translating into MRTVFFVASQAHKNITVFDTTLRDGEQTPGISFTREQKLGIAQQISDIGVHIIEAGFPASSGAEKEIVKAIRELPLSANVCGLARSITADVDTCLDCDVDMVHVFIPTSDIQREHTIRKSREEVLEITRSIVGYVRDHLGQCMFSAMDATRTDWDYLIEVYHAAVEGGATVINVPDTVGVITPTAMRELVTRIAGEIHCPIDVHCHNDFGLAVANTIAAVEGGASQVQVTVNGIGERAGNADLAQTVMTLESIYGIGTGIATTSLVETSRLVSRYAGIQIPPTQPIVGENAFAHESGIHSHGVITRSDTFEPGIMTPEMVGHRRRLKLGKHAGRHAVRQMLAEVHLEPEDAQLDEIVHRVKIIASKGKRVTDADLYEIAESVMKIRADAKVIELQDIAIMTGNHLIPTASIRATVSGVEHSFSSIGNGPVDAAVRAILGIIPAPIHLKEFHIDAISGGTDALGHVTIAVEDARGRVFEASGSSDDIVLASVEAMVNAINLVCRVSDTRE; encoded by the coding sequence ATGCGTACTGTCTTCTTCGTCGCTAGCCAGGCGCACAAGAACATTACTGTTTTCGACACCACCCTCAGGGATGGTGAACAGACACCGGGCATCTCGTTCACACGGGAGCAGAAACTCGGTATTGCACAGCAGATCTCGGACATTGGAGTCCACATCATCGAAGCGGGATTCCCGGCCTCTTCCGGAGCCGAAAAGGAGATCGTCAAAGCCATCCGCGAGCTGCCGCTCTCCGCGAACGTCTGCGGACTTGCACGGTCTATCACGGCCGATGTGGACACCTGCCTCGACTGCGATGTCGACATGGTTCACGTCTTCATCCCGACATCCGACATCCAGCGCGAACATACCATCCGGAAGAGCCGCGAAGAGGTGCTCGAGATCACACGCTCGATAGTCGGCTACGTCCGCGACCACCTCGGTCAGTGCATGTTCTCGGCGATGGATGCCACGAGGACGGACTGGGACTATCTTATAGAGGTCTACCATGCAGCCGTCGAAGGCGGCGCAACCGTCATCAACGTCCCCGATACGGTCGGCGTCATTACACCGACCGCGATGAGGGAACTTGTGACCCGCATCGCCGGAGAGATCCACTGCCCCATCGACGTCCACTGTCACAACGACTTCGGCCTCGCAGTGGCGAACACCATCGCTGCGGTAGAGGGCGGCGCCTCACAGGTGCAGGTGACGGTCAACGGCATCGGTGAACGGGCAGGGAATGCGGATCTCGCGCAGACGGTGATGACGCTTGAGTCCATCTACGGTATCGGTACCGGTATCGCCACCACGAGCCTCGTCGAGACCTCCCGCCTGGTCTCACGCTATGCCGGCATCCAGATACCGCCCACCCAGCCGATCGTCGGGGAGAATGCCTTCGCCCACGAGAGCGGCATCCACTCACACGGCGTCATCACCCGCTCGGATACCTTCGAACCCGGGATCATGACACCCGAGATGGTCGGCCACCGGAGGAGGCTGAAACTAGGAAAACATGCAGGCCGCCACGCCGTGCGGCAGATGCTCGCCGAGGTGCACCTCGAACCGGAAGATGCTCAGCTCGACGAGATCGTGCACCGAGTGAAGATTATAGCGAGTAAAGGGAAACGAGTCACCGACGCAGACCTCTACGAGATCGCCGAGAGCGTCATGAAGATCCGGGCCGATGCGAAGGTCATCGAGCTGCAGGATATCGCCATCATGACCGGGAATCACCTCATCCCGACTGCAAGCATACGAGCGACCGTGAGCGGCGTGGAGCATAGTTTCTCGAGCATAGGTAACGGCCCCGTCGACGCCGCGGTCAGGGCGATCCTCGGCATCATTCCCGCACCCATCCACCTCAAGGAGTTCCATATCGACGCGATATCAGGCGGGACGGACGCCCTCGGCCACGTCACTATCGCCGTAGAGGATGCACGAGGCAGAGTCTTTGAGGCCAGCGGCTCGAGTGACGACATCGTCCTCGCATCGGTCGAGGCGATGGTCAACGCTATCAACCTCGTCTGCCGGGTATCGGATACCAGAGAATGA
- the psmA gene encoding archaeal proteasome endopeptidase complex subunit alpha: MQPQYQMGYDRAITVFSPDGRLYQVEYAREAVKRGTTAVGIKCSNGVVLIVDKRVSSRLLEPVSIEKIFKIDAHIGVASSGLVGDARSLVDRARVEAQINRVSFDEPIDVEVLAKKLCDHMQVYTQFGGARPYGTALLIAGISEDEARLFETDPSGTLLEYKATGIGTGRPAVMKVFEDEYREDLTTEDAVQLGLKALHAATEGKFDVNTVEIGIVSLEEKSFRKLERDEVKAFVDKYEQ; encoded by the coding sequence ATGCAGCCACAATATCAAATGGGGTATGACCGGGCAATCACCGTATTCAGCCCGGACGGACGGCTTTACCAGGTCGAGTATGCACGGGAGGCAGTTAAACGCGGCACCACCGCTGTCGGTATCAAGTGCAGTAACGGTGTCGTGCTGATCGTCGACAAGAGGGTAAGTTCCCGCCTCCTCGAGCCGGTTTCCATCGAGAAGATCTTCAAGATCGATGCACATATCGGTGTGGCATCCTCCGGCCTCGTCGGAGATGCACGTTCTCTCGTGGACAGGGCGCGTGTCGAGGCTCAGATCAACCGGGTCTCCTTCGACGAGCCGATCGATGTTGAGGTTCTCGCAAAGAAGCTCTGCGATCACATGCAGGTCTACACGCAGTTCGGGGGCGCCCGTCCCTACGGTACCGCTCTTCTCATCGCCGGTATCAGTGAAGACGAAGCGCGTCTCTTCGAGACCGACCCGAGCGGTACGCTGCTTGAGTATAAAGCGACGGGGATCGGAACCGGCCGCCCTGCGGTCATGAAGGTCTTTGAAGACGAGTACCGGGAAGATCTGACCACCGAGGATGCCGTTCAGCTCGGCCTCAAGGCTCTCCATGCCGCGACCGAGGGGAAGTTCGATGTTAACACCGTCGAGATCGGCATCGTCTCCCTGGAGGAGAAATCCTTCCGGAAGCTCGAGCGCGATGAGGTAAAAGCGTTCGTCGACAAGTACGAGCAGTGA
- a CDS encoding HisA/HisF-related TIM barrel protein produces MELILAVDLAGGQVVHGKKGERESYRPLTWGLAPSAEPVAYVSHIRPKFLYIADLDRIRGGRPHDDLVGKIAPLVERCYLDRGCRSPRECTEPGGVTSVIGTETAARTIEGLAVYPGGFLSADIRDGRVIPWGIEPAAFLKEVRAMPFEGCILLNIGAVGTEGGLAEADLEEMRSCYPGRLFYGGGVAGPEDIYLLADLGFDGAIVATAVHRGSIPLAWIRSGKPC; encoded by the coding sequence ATGGAACTGATTCTCGCAGTCGATCTTGCCGGCGGCCAGGTCGTACACGGAAAGAAAGGGGAGCGGGAGAGCTACCGCCCGCTGACCTGGGGGCTTGCCCCTTCGGCAGAGCCGGTGGCGTACGTATCACATATCCGCCCGAAATTCCTCTATATCGCGGATCTCGACCGTATCCGGGGCGGAAGGCCGCACGACGATCTGGTCGGGAAGATTGCACCGCTCGTGGAACGCTGTTACCTCGACCGGGGGTGTCGGTCACCCCGCGAGTGCACCGAGCCCGGCGGTGTGACGTCGGTCATTGGCACCGAGACGGCTGCTCGCACCATCGAGGGGCTGGCCGTATATCCGGGAGGGTTTCTGAGCGCGGACATCCGGGACGGCCGCGTCATCCCGTGGGGGATCGAACCTGCCGCTTTTCTTAAGGAAGTGCGTGCGATGCCGTTTGAGGGTTGCATCCTCCTCAATATCGGTGCTGTCGGGACGGAGGGGGGGCTTGCCGAAGCAGATCTCGAAGAGATGCGATCCTGCTACCCCGGCCGCCTCTTCTACGGCGGCGGCGTCGCGGGGCCCGAGGACATCTATCTACTCGCCGATCTCGGGTTCGACGGCGCCATCGTCGCGACTGCTGTTCACCGGGGCTCGATTCCCCTTGCCTGGATCAGGAGCGGGAAGCCGTGCTGA
- the guaB gene encoding IMP dehydrogenase — MYLKKLNLETTFTFDDVLLEPAASYIEPDEADVRSRFSRNIPLNIPLVSAAMDTVTEARMAITMAREGGIGVIHRNMPPEREVEEVRIVKQAEDLIEREVLTVGPNATVADVELLMRQYGIGGVPVLEEGRIIGIVSRRDIRAILPRSAAAKVTDFMTKSPITATETITMESALEIMYANKVERLPIVNDDGNLLGIITMRDVLEKRQFPRANRDANGRLRVAAAVGPHDFNRAMLLAESGVDALVVDCAHGHNMKVVEAVKNIKGSVATDVVAGNIATRTAAEALADTVDGLKVGIGPGSICTTRIVAGVGVPQVTAIANVAEIAHPADVPVIADGGIRFSGDIAKAIAAGADSIMAGSLFAGTDEAPGRVTTIKGRRYKQYRGMGSLGVMSGGESSDRYFQKKEIGRTKFVPEGVEGVTPYVGRVSDVIYQLVGGLKSAMGYTGSATVADLKRNGRFIRITAAGYGESHPHNIMITDEAPNYRLFE; from the coding sequence ATGTACCTTAAAAAATTGAATCTCGAAACAACATTTACTTTCGACGATGTGCTCCTCGAGCCTGCAGCGTCGTATATCGAGCCAGACGAGGCAGACGTCCGCTCCAGGTTCTCGCGGAACATTCCTCTCAACATCCCGCTCGTAAGTGCCGCAATGGATACGGTGACCGAAGCGCGAATGGCGATCACCATGGCACGCGAAGGCGGCATCGGGGTCATCCACCGGAACATGCCTCCGGAGCGGGAGGTCGAAGAAGTCAGGATCGTCAAGCAGGCGGAAGACCTGATCGAGCGCGAGGTGCTCACGGTAGGGCCGAACGCAACAGTCGCCGATGTCGAGCTGCTGATGCGGCAGTACGGGATCGGCGGTGTCCCGGTGCTCGAGGAAGGACGGATCATCGGTATCGTGAGCCGTCGTGACATCAGGGCTATTCTGCCGCGCAGCGCTGCTGCGAAGGTTACCGATTTCATGACGAAGAGCCCGATAACGGCGACCGAAACGATTACGATGGAGTCGGCACTCGAGATCATGTACGCGAACAAGGTCGAACGGCTTCCGATCGTCAATGACGACGGGAACCTGCTCGGGATCATCACCATGCGGGACGTCCTCGAGAAACGCCAGTTCCCCCGCGCGAACCGTGATGCGAACGGCAGGCTCCGGGTCGCGGCAGCGGTCGGGCCCCACGACTTCAATCGCGCCATGCTGCTCGCAGAGAGCGGTGTCGACGCCCTCGTCGTCGACTGTGCGCACGGTCACAACATGAAGGTCGTCGAGGCAGTCAAGAATATCAAGGGAAGTGTCGCAACCGATGTGGTCGCCGGCAACATTGCGACGAGGACAGCCGCAGAAGCCCTTGCGGATACGGTCGACGGCCTGAAGGTCGGTATCGGACCCGGCTCGATCTGCACCACCCGGATCGTTGCCGGGGTCGGTGTTCCCCAGGTCACGGCGATAGCAAACGTCGCCGAGATCGCGCACCCGGCGGATGTGCCGGTGATAGCCGACGGAGGGATCAGGTTCAGCGGCGATATCGCAAAGGCGATCGCGGCCGGCGCCGACAGCATCATGGCAGGAAGTCTCTTTGCCGGCACGGATGAAGCTCCCGGGAGAGTTACCACGATCAAGGGGCGGCGGTATAAGCAGTACCGCGGCATGGGATCGCTCGGCGTGATGAGCGGTGGCGAATCGAGCGACAGGTACTTCCAGAAGAAGGAGATTGGCCGGACGAAGTTCGTTCCCGAGGGTGTCGAGGGTGTTACACCGTATGTCGGCCGGGTTTCCGACGTCATCTACCAGCTGGTCGGGGGGCTGAAGTCCGCAATGGGTTACACCGGATCGGCGACGGTGGCGGATCTGAAGCGGAACGGCAGGTTCATCCGGATCACCGCAGCAGGCTACGGAGAGAGCCACCCGCACAACATCATGATCACCGATGAGGCGCCGAACTACCGCCTCTTTGAATGA
- a CDS encoding prefoldin subunit beta, which yields MDNIPPKVQNQLAMLQQMQQQLQTIVSQKAQYEMTVREARRAVEDLGDVPEDANVYMSVGNVMMQQSRDKVISSLNEKIETLDLRIKSLEKQEKMLQSRFEQLSTQIKGALEGKPQSAS from the coding sequence ATGGATAATATTCCGCCAAAAGTCCAGAACCAGCTTGCCATGCTGCAGCAGATGCAGCAGCAGTTGCAGACGATCGTATCGCAGAAGGCACAGTATGAGATGACTGTACGTGAGGCTAGAAGAGCGGTCGAGGACCTCGGTGACGTGCCGGAGGATGCGAACGTCTACATGAGCGTCGGCAACGTCATGATGCAGCAGAGCAGGGATAAGGTCATATCCTCGTTAAACGAGAAGATCGAAACGCTCGACCTCCGCATCAAATCCCTTGAGAAACAGGAGAAGATGCTTCAGAGCCGGTTTGAGCAGCTCTCGACCCAGATCAAGGGTGCGCTTGAAGGAAAGCCTCAAAGCGCCAGTTAA
- the tmk gene encoding dTMP kinase: MLITLEGIDGSGKSTLAAALRESLADIEPIFTREPGATWIGDAVRRAVAERMDPIAEALLFVADHAAHLDTVVKPALAAGRLVVSDRYSDSRFAYQPAVLADALPDPLGWLRQIHDGWSIRPDRTFLFVLPVNEALARVGTEKAREYFEDARILEEVQKNYLSLAAADPARFVLVDALLEKEEICRFVSDEIRQCARSSQSRPR; encoded by the coding sequence GTGCTGATCACCCTCGAGGGAATAGACGGCAGCGGGAAGAGCACGCTTGCCGCCGCACTCCGGGAGTCGCTTGCCGACATCGAGCCGATCTTCACCCGCGAGCCGGGTGCCACCTGGATCGGCGACGCGGTGCGGCGTGCGGTGGCGGAGCGGATGGATCCGATTGCAGAAGCGCTGCTCTTCGTGGCCGACCACGCGGCACACCTCGATACCGTCGTAAAACCGGCACTCGCGGCGGGGCGTCTCGTCGTCTCGGATCGCTACTCCGACAGCCGGTTCGCCTACCAGCCGGCCGTTCTCGCGGACGCTCTGCCGGATCCGCTCGGCTGGCTTCGGCAGATTCACGACGGGTGGTCGATCCGTCCCGATAGAACGTTTCTCTTCGTGCTGCCGGTGAATGAAGCGCTCGCAAGGGTCGGGACGGAAAAGGCGCGCGAATACTTCGAAGATGCGCGGATCCTCGAAGAGGTGCAGAAGAACTATCTGAGTCTTGCTGCTGCCGATCCAGCGCGGTTTGTGCTGGTGGATGCACTGCTCGAAAAAGAAGAGATCTGTCGGTTTGTGAGTGACGAGATCAGGCAGTGCGCCCGATCGTCACAATCACGTCCCCGATAG
- a CDS encoding ribosome assembly factor SBDS has translation MIPLDKAVVARLESHGERFEVLVDPDMAVPVRHGEPVDLEDVVAADYVFSNAAHAEKASAEALLKVFATTDFEPIARRIIQKGDIHLTAEQRRQMIVEKRRQVVTFIARNAINPQTNLPHPPQRIELAMEQVKVNIDPFKHLDELVKETVKALRPILPIRFEEIRIAVRFPPDYAARAFGEIQSAATIEQNEWQKDGSWICVVRIPAGIQEEFFDLANRLSKGDAEVKLLDR, from the coding sequence ATGATCCCCCTCGACAAGGCAGTTGTGGCACGGCTTGAGAGCCACGGAGAGCGGTTCGAGGTGCTCGTCGACCCCGATATGGCGGTGCCGGTCAGACACGGCGAGCCGGTCGACCTTGAGGACGTGGTCGCCGCGGACTACGTCTTCTCAAACGCCGCTCATGCGGAGAAGGCCTCCGCCGAGGCGCTTTTGAAGGTATTCGCCACGACGGATTTCGAGCCGATCGCCCGCCGGATTATCCAGAAAGGTGATATCCACCTCACCGCCGAACAGCGGCGTCAGATGATCGTCGAGAAGCGCCGTCAGGTCGTCACGTTCATCGCGCGGAATGCAATAAATCCCCAGACTAATCTCCCCCACCCCCCGCAGCGGATCGAACTTGCGATGGAACAGGTAAAGGTCAACATCGACCCGTTCAAGCACCTCGACGAGCTTGTCAAGGAGACGGTTAAGGCACTCAGGCCTATCCTCCCGATACGGTTCGAGGAGATCCGCATCGCGGTGAGGTTTCCGCCGGACTATGCGGCACGTGCGTTCGGGGAGATTCAGTCGGCTGCTACTATCGAGCAGAACGAATGGCAGAAGGACGGGTCGTGGATCTGCGTCGTCAGAATCCCTGCCGGGATCCAGGAGGAGTTCTTCGACCTGGCAAACCGCTTATCGAAGGGGGATGCCGAGGTCAAACTTCTGGATCGTTGA
- a CDS encoding HEAT repeat domain-containing protein: protein MERGTEPYRSDRDFTVEKEGIQALQEAMTTDEDERIRRMASIFLGGLPCREAVASLVAGLRDPEKGVRAQAVRSLVAIGAPSMEALSPALRDEDWRVRYRALEALGLIADPAGFDPLVAALGDEKDHVRYMAAKGLGKLRDLRAVPFLIALQSDENEYVRRSVAVSLGAIGGEQAARALSGALDMEPCEGVRDAIAAALLEIGSGSV, encoded by the coding sequence ATGGAGAGAGGCACGGAACCATATCGCTCGGACAGGGACTTTACGGTTGAGAAGGAGGGTATACAGGCTTTGCAGGAGGCGATGACCACAGACGAGGACGAAAGGATCCGGAGGATGGCCTCGATATTCCTTGGAGGCCTCCCCTGCCGCGAAGCGGTGGCCTCTCTGGTTGCGGGGCTCCGCGACCCGGAGAAGGGGGTGCGGGCTCAGGCAGTGCGGTCGCTGGTCGCGATCGGCGCTCCGTCCATGGAAGCGCTCTCTCCGGCACTCCGTGACGAGGACTGGAGAGTGCGCTATCGTGCTCTGGAAGCGCTCGGGCTGATCGCCGATCCTGCGGGATTCGACCCGCTCGTAGCCGCTCTTGGCGACGAGAAGGATCATGTCAGGTATATGGCAGCGAAAGGCCTTGGGAAACTACGTGATCTGCGTGCCGTCCCCTTTCTGATCGCCCTGCAGAGCGACGAGAACGAGTATGTCCGGCGGAGTGTCGCCGTATCGCTCGGCGCGATCGGCGGTGAGCAGGCAGCGCGGGCACTCTCCGGTGCTCTCGACATGGAGCCCTGTGAGGGGGTGCGGGATGCGATCGCGGCCGCCCTCCTGGAGATAGGTTCCGGGTCCGTATAG
- a CDS encoding KEOPS complex subunit Pcc1 — MSSSATFRFTGTGADSLYRSICQEQGDVAGRSTARVWLEDDTTLVLLITAADTAALRAALNSWLRLINVADEVLDLVQGEKS, encoded by the coding sequence ATGAGCTCTTCGGCAACCTTCAGGTTTACCGGCACCGGCGCGGATTCACTCTACCGTTCGATATGCCAGGAGCAGGGGGATGTCGCCGGCCGTTCGACTGCCCGGGTATGGCTCGAAGACGATACGACTCTCGTGCTTCTGATCACCGCCGCGGATACGGCCGCGCTGCGAGCCGCCCTGAACAGCTGGCTCCGGCTCATCAATGTTGCGGACGAGGTCTTGGATCTCGTGCAGGGCGAAAAGTCCTGA
- a CDS encoding radical SAM protein — MERNVLPGYLTLHESGELAERAEAACELLGDCTVCPQHCHVDRIGGEHGFCRTGSRAMAASYGPHFGEEPPLVGRSGSGTIFFAGCNMRCEFCQNFEISQCRAGYEISSEELAGAMMRLQERGCHNINFVSPSHVVPQIITAVDRAASLGLAVPLVYNSGGYDEVDTLRLLDSVIDIYMPDAKYGRDDVALDLSHAPGYTGYMQAALKEMHRQVGDLVVDEDTIAIRGMIIRHLVLPENLANSEIVMRFIAEEISRDSYVNIMAQYRPAGRVTEEERSPMLTALQRPITGEEYRYAVRCARENRLHRGF, encoded by the coding sequence ATGGAGAGGAACGTTCTACCCGGATATCTCACCCTGCACGAGAGCGGCGAACTTGCGGAGCGGGCAGAGGCAGCCTGCGAGCTCCTCGGCGACTGCACCGTATGCCCCCAGCACTGCCACGTCGATCGGATAGGCGGCGAACACGGCTTCTGCCGCACCGGTTCCCGGGCGATGGCCGCAAGTTACGGCCCCCATTTCGGTGAAGAGCCGCCGCTTGTCGGGAGGAGCGGCTCCGGAACCATATTCTTCGCGGGTTGCAACATGCGATGCGAGTTCTGCCAGAATTTTGAGATTAGCCAGTGCCGTGCGGGATACGAGATCTCATCCGAGGAACTTGCCGGGGCGATGATGCGCCTGCAAGAGCGGGGCTGCCACAACATCAACTTCGTCTCCCCGTCACACGTCGTCCCGCAGATCATCACTGCAGTCGATAGGGCGGCCTCGCTCGGTCTCGCGGTACCACTCGTCTACAACAGCGGCGGCTACGATGAGGTGGACACCCTGCGCCTTCTGGACAGCGTCATCGACATCTACATGCCGGACGCGAAGTACGGCCGGGACGATGTGGCGCTGGATCTCTCGCACGCCCCGGGCTACACCGGATATATGCAGGCGGCCTTGAAGGAGATGCACCGCCAGGTCGGCGACCTCGTCGTCGACGAAGACACTATCGCTATAAGGGGAATGATCATCCGGCACCTGGTGCTCCCGGAGAATCTGGCAAACAGCGAGATAGTGATGAGGTTCATCGCGGAGGAGATATCGCGGGACTCCTACGTCAACATCATGGCACAGTACCGCCCGGCGGGGCGAGTAACAGAAGAGGAAAGGAGCCCGATGCTCACGGCACTGCAACGCCCGATCACCGGCGAGGAGTACCGGTATGCAGTCCGCTGCGCAAGAGAGAACAGGCTGCATCGGGGATTCTGA
- a CDS encoding MarR family transcriptional regulator, translated as MTEISERLVLSPKAVIEHLQMMEREQLLISCQDERRRKYYYLSHNINVIIDLQKQDGVTLSLSDGDKTAKFVGSLLLFRRLIRARDDLLSSLEDLERDIGAKVNEIMRTGSDILTSEKELDIILALSHYNLTLEDLEELSGLSMDELSRILRSLIEKGLVERTDTEYMIRGAHGK; from the coding sequence GTGACTGAAATATCTGAAAGGCTCGTACTCAGTCCGAAAGCGGTAATCGAGCACCTGCAGATGATGGAGCGGGAGCAACTGCTCATCTCCTGCCAGGACGAACGCAGGCGAAAGTATTACTATCTCTCGCATAACATCAATGTCATCATAGACCTGCAGAAGCAGGACGGGGTGACGCTCTCCCTATCAGACGGGGACAAAACGGCAAAGTTCGTCGGATCCCTCCTCCTCTTCAGGCGGCTGATACGGGCACGCGATGATCTCCTCAGCAGTCTCGAAGACCTGGAGCGGGACATCGGGGCGAAGGTCAACGAGATCATGCGAACCGGGAGTGACATCCTCACGAGTGAAAAAGAACTCGATATAATCCTCGCGCTCTCCCACTACAACCTTACCCTGGAGGACCTTGAGGAACTGAGCGGCCTGTCCATGGATGAGCTATCAAGAATACTACGAAGCCTCATCGAGAAGGGGCTTGTTGAGCGAACCGATACAGAGTACATGATACGTGGTGCCCATGGCAAGTAA
- a CDS encoding (5-formylfuran-3-yl)methyl phosphate synthase, with protein sequence MQLLVSPSSIEEAQSSLSADIIDVKKPSEGSLGANFPWVIREIKRIAENKPVSAAIGDNEYKPGTAALSAYGAACAGADFIKVGLMFDGLDRAREVIDAVTKAVKGDFPEKYVVIAAYSDYERMGTISPFAISSLVADAGADIAMVDTGIKDGKSTFSFMDEEALSRFTLQNRDLGLKTALAGSLKFEDIDALNRIDPDIIGVRGMVCGGDRSDSIRADLVDKAMRMIG encoded by the coding sequence ATGCAATTACTCGTCAGTCCTAGCAGTATTGAGGAGGCACAGAGTTCCCTTTCCGCTGATATAATTGACGTTAAGAAACCGTCAGAAGGATCGCTGGGTGCAAACTTCCCCTGGGTCATCAGGGAGATCAAGCGGATAGCAGAGAACAAGCCGGTCAGTGCTGCGATCGGGGACAATGAGTACAAACCAGGGACCGCGGCTCTTTCGGCCTACGGAGCCGCGTGTGCGGGTGCTGATTTTATCAAAGTTGGCCTGATGTTCGACGGACTCGATCGTGCCCGCGAGGTCATCGATGCGGTAACCAAAGCAGTGAAAGGTGATTTTCCCGAAAAGTATGTCGTTATTGCTGCGTACTCGGACTACGAGCGCATGGGAACCATTTCGCCGTTCGCAATCAGTTCGCTTGTAGCGGATGCCGGCGCGGATATCGCCATGGTCGACACCGGGATAAAGGATGGAAAGAGCACTTTTTCGTTTATGGACGAAGAGGCCCTCTCCCGATTTACCCTGCAGAACCGTGACCTCGGACTGAAGACGGCTCTCGCCGGTTCGCTGAAGTTTGAAGATATCGATGCCTTAAACCGCATAGACCCGGATATCATCGGTGTCCGGGGAATGGTCTGCGGTGGAGACCGCTCCGATTCCATCAGGGCGGATCTCGTCGATAAGGCGATGAGAATGATCGGGTGA
- a CDS encoding 50S ribosomal protein L37ae, which yields MAKRKQRAKGRVVGSSGRFGPRYGRFIRKRVNEIEKVSRALHGCPRCDQVAVRRQGTGIWECRKCGFKFAGGTYVPETPTMRVATRSIERAMQKEA from the coding sequence ATGGCAAAACGCAAACAGAGAGCAAAAGGAAGGGTTGTCGGAAGTTCGGGTCGTTTCGGACCGCGGTATGGGAGATTCATCCGGAAGAGAGTCAACGAGATCGAGAAGGTCTCGCGTGCCCTTCACGGCTGTCCGCGCTGCGATCAGGTCGCTGTGCGCCGGCAGGGAACCGGTATCTGGGAATGCCGCAAGTGCGGGTTTAAGTTCGCAGGTGGCACCTATGTGCCGGAGACCCCGACGATGCGTGTCGCCACCCGGAGCATTGAACGTGCGATGCAGAAGGAGGCATAA
- a CDS encoding PP2C family protein-serine/threonine phosphatase: MPLSKGTVTSVSDQGKRARNEDALFTGEVGRYLICAVADGLGGHAAGDVASTTAIRILTETLKESLPHPDPAALLTIGFRRANAGICRYNQENGLNAGTTLTAALIDEERLCRIATVGDSRAYIATGDAIWHTKDHSYVQELVDAGVINAREAIGHPKKNILTQALGLAETVSVDTYEKDLRNATLLLSTDGLHDYIPEERIRKILLSGDPREACRQLVAAAIAGTSSDNITAIIARFC, from the coding sequence ATGCCGCTGTCCAAAGGAACCGTCACGTCTGTCAGCGACCAGGGGAAAAGAGCGAGAAACGAGGATGCACTCTTTACCGGCGAGGTAGGCCGATACCTGATCTGTGCCGTTGCAGACGGGCTCGGCGGCCACGCGGCAGGCGACGTAGCGAGCACGACGGCGATCCGGATTCTCACCGAGACCCTGAAGGAGTCCCTCCCGCACCCCGACCCCGCCGCCCTGCTGACGATAGGATTTCGGCGGGCGAATGCCGGGATTTGCCGGTACAACCAGGAGAATGGGCTGAATGCAGGGACAACGCTGACCGCCGCGCTCATCGACGAGGAGAGACTGTGCCGGATCGCCACGGTCGGCGACAGCAGAGCATATATCGCCACCGGGGATGCTATCTGGCACACGAAGGATCACAGTTACGTTCAGGAACTCGTAGATGCAGGAGTGATCAACGCGAGGGAGGCAATCGGCCACCCCAAGAAGAACATCCTGACACAGGCCCTCGGCCTCGCCGAGACCGTTTCGGTCGATACATACGAAAAAGACCTCCGAAACGCCACGCTCCTGCTCAGTACGGACGGGCTGCACGACTATATCCCGGAAGAGCGGATACGGAAGATACTGCTCTCCGGCGACCCGCGCGAGGCATGCAGGCAGCTTGTTGCAGCAGCAATAGCGGGGACAAGCAGTGATAACATCACTGCCATCATCGCCCGGTTCTGTTAG